A region of the Ranitomeya imitator isolate aRanImi1 chromosome 10, aRanImi1.pri, whole genome shotgun sequence genome:
aaggtagctgaacaaactctcatctgatcttggtgaataggtagcgcctagaagcttctgttgggatcgcagAAGGCtgtcgcatgccataagctaagcattgggtacagggagggtactaagaaagtctggctaggctagccaggtcagtggatgctgacgcaggtcaggtgccatgactctgccgctctgcgccagccactgagatgtaggaccatagccaggtccctacactttcaatagtttctctttcgttaaatgttccttatcattagaaacggttcacagcgaagagacgtgtattttacatgttttgaaatatttatccctatattggtgggaggccctgcttggtgggtggcccagggcccgggccccttgggcccacccctaaatccgggcctgagaACAAGTAGGAAAACAAAGGAAACATCTTCAAATTCTGGCTGTGGACTTACCAAGATGAATGAGCCAACAACAAACGTATGAGCTGTCCGAAGAAATTTAGGATTTGCAATCCCTGGTGGGTACTCCGCTTTCGAGGATTCATACCAGGTGACCCCCAAAAATAACAGAATACCCAAGACAAGGAAAATGATGATTACTCCGAGCATTCTTGCGGCTTTTGTCCTTTCTGGCTTTCTATCAGTTTCTGGTTTCCTTTAATAGTCATTTCCATGTAGTAATTACAGGGTAGCGGAGCTTTACCTCCTCTAATAGGAGAAGTGAATATAATAATATTTAAGCTGAAGTTGCCAAATATTCAAGTGCAAACACATCTTATCTGTACAGATCTTCTTCTGAGAATTCCTGCCCCAGCCTGCTGGCTCTTCCCTTAGCAAAAAGTTTCATTTAGAACATTAGGAATAAATTGACAACTAAGTGATAGagtaaaattttttttcttttaatgcaaAAATTCACAAACTTACATGAGCCCCACTGTTAGACTCCAGACTGTGATATCATTTAAGATCGTCTGCGTTCTCATTATGGATGCAGCCAATTTTTGGTTACCGTATTTTGCCCTCTTGTTGTTTTTCCTCCCTTTTTTCAAAGAGCCATTACATTTATATGTATTTCATCGACATAGCTatatgagggcttgtctttttgTGGGACAGGTTGTAATTTTCAAAGACATCATTCATTTTCCATTATTGTGAATGGGAAAATTGGGAAAAAAATCCAATTGCGGTGAAATGGTGAAACCCCACCTCCCacaattttgccttttttttcatttttacagcatTAATTGTAAATTGTAATAATTGTAAATAGTAATAATTCACATGGAAAGAGCCTTTACTGCCACACACCATTTTATAATACAAATATGCCATTCTTTGCAATTCATTTCCAAGTCTCCAAGTAGAAATACCAGTTGTGCCAGTAATTTACTAGGAGGGGGCGAACCTTGTTATAATTGACCTTGTTGTGATTTAAATACCACCTTGTTCTATCATTAATGTGTCTATGTTATGATGATGTTATGTTGTGTAATGTTATCTAAGGTATTGCGTGCTGCGTGCACCCGTACCACCCTGCGTGCCTCCTGTAGGTATGTacattacaggaaaaaaatgttgatGTGTGACTACAgtataataaagttttaataaaatTATAATGTTCTAttaaaactttaaagggaacctgtcgccccccaaGCGGTTTTaacgaaaagagccaccttgtgtagcactaatgctgcattctgtcaaggttactcttttatttggggtcccttccaacgctgaaatattagtttttataatttgcccgccacacctgtagtctgtccggggggcatttcttttccccccggacacaaacgcctcccagccatccctcagctCCTCCGTGtggcgggcgccgcctcctctgaaGTCATTAATGTccgtggcgcctgcgctgtaagttcccatcatgtgatgggagtcaaagggcagcgcaaactgcgcataccCGAAAAAAAACTTACAGTGTATAAGAGTATAATGAAATAGAAATTGAGAAGTTACTTGGCTATAAGTGATTTACAGTATACGAATTAGTAACAAACACTCAATGACCGTGCTGAAACAAGAAATCTATGTCCGGGCTAAAGAGAGAACTAGATGTTAGCAAAGTGGCAAACACGGCAAGGAATAATAGGTGCATGACTACATATTAGTATCTGTGTACTACTGCTGGAGGGCTTCCGAACCCCAACACACATTTCGGCAGATACTATTTGGTGTGTAGGAAGCACGCTTAGCTGCTTGCACCTCTCTCATCTCCCCTGACGACCACTGTACAAGGTAAGATCATCAGCTAGATGTTATAGCTGCAGGTCATTATGGGGAGGTCCGTTCAGCAATGCAAAATCACATTAGCTTGTTCTCTGATGTTTCAGTAGTGTGATAAATGGCACCCGTTaagttttttaaaatgtattttgtgaattGCAAATCGTATCTCAAAATGTTCGAAATCGCATGAAatggcaaatttcaggaaattaggCTGAAACTCAATCCTCCACGGATCAAGCCAATAATCTTAACAAGAAGCCACAAAACGGATGATTTCAAAAACTTTTACCATTCAAGGTTTCAAAGGTTTTTAATGTAAGTAATAACATTATCCAAAGCCAGCTTTCCAGACACCATGTCAGGTTGGTTAAAAGAGGTGACAATTCCATGGAAGCCATCTTTAACAGGATACCATGTGACAGGGACTCCATTGTCCTCCAGACGTTTTTTGTAGAGAATCCCATCATCACGAAGAACATCAAACTCACATGTTAGTATGTAGGCCTGTGGTAGTTGCCGGATCACAGCATCATCGGACAACAATGGGGAACATGGAAGGTCAAGAGTTATCTTAACTTTCTCATAAATGTCTTTATTGAAGGGCGCCATGACTTGAGGTTTGTAGCCTTGGACCTTAAATTCCTCAGAACTCAACCACTTACTTAATTTTTGTCTTATTTCTGGAGGAACATGGCTGCCCTTTATTATTTCTTTCGATAAAGAAGGATCGCCACCTATATAGGTAATTAAGTAGTATAGAACATCTTCTTGGAGTAACAATGGAACCATCTTATTTTGTTGGTACGAGGATAAATTCAGGTCCGCCATCTGGAGCACTGGGTATATCAGCACTTGGGCAAGAGGCTTTGGAATATCTGTCCTGCCCACGAGAGCTTGACAAACCCCAGCTGTAAGGTTGCCCCCGGCACTGTCTCCACATATTATAACAGAAGAAGGATCGACTCCATGTTCTTGTGCCGTCTTCAGAAAGTGAACTGTAGCCAAGACACAGTCATCAAATGCAGCCGGGCATCTGTGTTCTGGTGCCAGGCGGTACCTAAAAtattacaaaacaaaaaaacattttatatTGGTATTTTGTTGTTTAGCTAACAAGGGTCAATATCTGGTTAATAAAGACCACCATATGCATTGTTTACCACCTCTACCCATTTCATATAGCTTGTAGTCATCTTGCATAAGGTATTATTAATTACTCCTGAAGTATGACGCAATGAAAACGAGCCATGATCAAGCTAAGTCCCTCAGATGGAGAAATTAGATTTCAACTATGATCAAATGTAATCGGATTTGTTGCTTTAGACAACTCACTCTTATCCACACTAATTATCACCATACCTGCAAATTGAATTGATAAAAATCCCATATCATCATCATTACCACTTCATTACATTAATTAAAGCATCAGGAAATGTTAGAGGAATGTTGTCACCTTACCCAACTGAGACAACCACCGCTCCGGAATTCTTGGCTAGGTATCGGCATAAAGTTTCATAGGTGTCTAAACCAAATAAGCAAGATATTAGTTATTAGGATCCATTCTACTATCAGTGTCATAGAAATTCTCCGGAGCCATTCTATCAGGAACCAAAATCAATGTACTGGAATATAAGTTGATGTGCATGTAGTGTGTAGGCACATGTTCACACTGGCAACTAAACAGAGAAAACGCAAGACAAAAAGAAAAGAACAAATTCCCTACAGTAAATAAATGAATAGCAATAGTGCATAAAAGTAATTAATATTGAGTACTTGGTTAACATAAATTTGATTAaaaaagtaaaagccatcccaccatgtcacAGTGACCCTATTCGGGATGGTAGTAACCTCTAATTTtttaaaccttaccatgtgtctacTGACGTatgtgtgaataagggctgagacaGACCAAGGCCCAAGCTAATGGATACCCAGCCTTGGGGAGGGTTGAGTTGGACATTACATTTAAAAAGCTCCCCACTGCTGGGTGTCCATTAGTCGGGGCCTcgatccttctcagcccttattctCATGTATGTCAatagacacatggtaaggttttaatactagagattagCATTGTCCTtaatagggtcaccttgacgtggtggagtgggtttaagtttttttggtcaAAATTATGTTTATCAAGTACCCTACATTATTTTCtcttaattctcttaatctcctggctcttactgaaacctggatccagcagtcagacaccaccgctgctgctgctctttcatatggtggactacacttttctcataccccaagatcagacaacagagcaggtggaggcgttggtctgctcctttcacccaaatgtactttccaagttatcccccaagtaccctcacttgtcttcctttcctttgaggtccatgtggtcagactctacgtccccttctccatgcgagtggcggtggtgtatcgtcctcccggcccctctcatcagttcctggatcactttgccacctggcttccacactttctctcctgtgacacccccacccttatcatgggtgatttcaacatccccattgcctctcccctctccccatctgcttctcaccttttatctctatcctcctcttttggcctttcgcagcatactaactctccaacacatgaagatggaaactcccttgacttggtcttctcccgactttgctcagtggatgacttcacaaactcccctctcccgctctctgaccacaaccttctttcattctctatcaagaactgccatcccgctcaggtcacccccactttccacacctatagaaacatacaggccattaacacccagaaacttatgatgaacttgcagtcctcattggcccctatttcctccatctcatgtcctgattctgcattgaagcattacaatgaaaccctgcaaagtgctctggatgaagctgctcctcctatacataaaacaactcggcacagatggcaacaaccgtggcacacgctgcaaacacgtttcctgcagcggtgctccaggtgcgcagaacgtctgtggagaaaatctaatctacccgaagatttcatccattataagttcatgctaaagacatacaattctgcccttcacctctccaaacaaacctacttcaacaccctcatcacctccctgtccaataaccctaaacgtctctttgacacgttccagtccctactcaacccaagagagcaggccccaaccacggatctccgtgctgacgatctggccaattacttcaaagaaaaaattgaccacattcgacaggaaatcatctcccaatctcttcataccatgcactgtcctccctcccccactgcatctagttcactctctgactttgaagcagttacagaagaagaagtaagcaggctccttgcatcttctcgcccgaccacttgcaccagtgaccccattccgtcacatctcctccagtccctttccccggctatcacctctcacctaacaaaaatattcaacctttccctcacttccggtatttttccctcctcatttaagcatgccatcatacatccattacttaaaaaaccatccctcgatcaaaactgtgccgctaattatagacctgtctctaatcttcccttcatctctaaactcctcgaacgcctggtccactcccgtcttacccgctatctctcagataactctcttctcgaccctcttcaatctggcttccgctctttacactctactgaaactgccctcattaaagtctctaatgacctactaacagctaaatctaatggtcactactccatgctaattctcttggatctctctgcagcattcgacactgtggatcatcagctcctcctcactatgctccgctccatcggcctcaaggacaccgttctctcctggttctcctcctatttctctgaccgatccttcactgtatgttttgctggttcctcctcctctcaccttccccttactgttggggttcctcaaggatcagtcctaggccccctactcttctcgttgtatactgcccctattggacaaacaatcagtagatttggtttccagtaccatctctatgctgacgacacccaattatacacttctgctcccgatatcacaccgacctttttagaaaacaccagtgattgtcttaccgctgtctctaacatcatgtcctccctctatctgaaactaaacctgtcaaaaactgaactcctcgtgttctctccctctactaacctacctttgcctgacattgccatctccgtgtgcggttccaccattactccaaagcaacatgcccgctgccttggggtcatccttgattctgacctttcattcaccccctacatccgatcactggctcgctcttcttacctgcatctcaaaaacatttctagaattcgcccttttcttaatttcgactctgcaaaaactctgactgtttcacttattcattctcgtctggactattgtaactctctactaatcggtctccctcttgcaaaactc
Encoded here:
- the LOC138651496 gene encoding arylacetamide deacetylase-like 4 isoform X2, yielding MLGVIIIFLVLGLLIFLGITWNESSKAEYPPGIANPKFLRMAHTFVVGSFILGKFLDKLGIWNVAGPINFLQKKLTPKLKEDPEIFTKDLQFGGVPVRVYQPRSPSAGGRKGVMFFHGGGFVFGSIDTYETLCRYLAKNSGAVVVSVGYRLAPEHRCPAAFDDCVLATVHFLKTAQEHGVDPSSVIICGDSAGGNLTAGVCQALVGRTDIPKPLAQVLIYPVLQMADLNLSSYQQNKMVPLLLQEDVLYYLITYIGGDPSLSKEIIKGSHVPPEIRQKLSKWLSSEEFKVQGYKPQVMAPFNKDIYEKVKITLDLPCSPLLSDDAVIRQLPQAYILTCEFDVLRDDGILYKKRLEDNGVPVTWYPVKDGFHGIVTSFNQPDMVSGKLALDNVITYIKNL
- the LOC138651496 gene encoding arylacetamide deacetylase-like 4 isoform X1; this translates as MAITIKGNQKVRKPERTEAARMLGVIIIFLVLGLLIFLGITWNESSKAEYPPGIANPKFLRMAHTFVVGSFILGKFLDKLGIWNVAGPINFLQKKLTPKLKEDPEIFTKDLQFGGVPVRVYQPRSPSAGGRKGVMFFHGGGFVFGSIDTYETLCRYLAKNSGAVVVSVGYRLAPEHRCPAAFDDCVLATVHFLKTAQEHGVDPSSVIICGDSAGGNLTAGVCQALVGRTDIPKPLAQVLIYPVLQMADLNLSSYQQNKMVPLLLQEDVLYYLITYIGGDPSLSKEIIKGSHVPPEIRQKLSKWLSSEEFKVQGYKPQVMAPFNKDIYEKVKITLDLPCSPLLSDDAVIRQLPQAYILTCEFDVLRDDGILYKKRLEDNGVPVTWYPVKDGFHGIVTSFNQPDMVSGKLALDNVITYIKNL